In one window of Methanococcoides methylutens DNA:
- the acs gene encoding acetate--CoA ligase has translation MTERIESLLKEQKKYYPPEEFVRQANMKDPLIYEKAEEDFEGFWEDLAHNIDWFEKWDTVLDWQPPHAKWFTGAKLNASYNCLDRHISKHGDKTALIWEGEMENSETYTYKELLDETARFAAALKEMGVKKGDVVTIYLPMIPEAVISMLACSRIGAPHSVVFAGFSSEALAQRVTDANSRYIITCDGYFHKGKLVEQKEKADRGLENTTCVEKVIVTNHAANAIAMKEERDIWWDELIHNVDSVCEPEQMDAEDILFLMYTSGTTGKPKGVVHTTGGYMVGTNVTSKWIFDLKDDDIFWCTADVGWITGHSYLVYGPLSNGATIVMHEGAPDYPDKGRFWDIVEKYGVTIFYTAPTAIRTFMKWGDDIPAKYDLSSLRLLGSVGEPINPKAWLWYYEIIGNSNCPIVDTWWQTETGMIMISPLPGLTTMKPGTATRPFPGIKASVLDEEGNEVPEGEGGYLAIERPWPSMIRTINGDEQRFLDTYWSKWGTDRYLAGDGARRDKDGYFWVLGRLDDVIKVSGHRLGTMEIESSLVSHKAVAEAAVDGKTDEIKGEVVVAYVILESDAQASDELKQELKEHVVDEIGAIARPKQIIFTDEVPKTRSGKIMRRVLKAITNDTEVGDITTLQNPAVVEELKRKVNELREH, from the coding sequence ATGACAGAAAGAATCGAATCTTTACTTAAGGAACAGAAGAAGTACTATCCACCGGAAGAATTTGTCAGGCAGGCTAACATGAAAGACCCCCTGATATATGAAAAAGCGGAAGAGGACTTTGAAGGGTTCTGGGAAGATCTTGCCCACAACATCGACTGGTTCGAAAAATGGGATACTGTCCTTGACTGGCAGCCACCTCACGCAAAGTGGTTCACCGGTGCAAAACTGAATGCATCCTATAACTGTCTGGACCGCCATATTTCAAAGCATGGTGATAAGACAGCCCTTATATGGGAAGGAGAGATGGAAAATTCAGAGACCTACACATATAAGGAACTGTTAGATGAAACTGCTCGTTTTGCTGCCGCATTAAAAGAAATGGGAGTGAAGAAAGGCGACGTTGTAACGATCTACCTGCCCATGATACCTGAAGCGGTGATCTCCATGCTTGCATGCTCCAGGATCGGTGCACCCCACAGCGTTGTCTTTGCAGGTTTTTCCTCAGAAGCTCTTGCACAGCGTGTGACTGATGCGAACAGCCGATATATCATTACATGCGATGGTTATTTCCACAAAGGAAAACTGGTGGAACAGAAAGAGAAGGCTGATCGGGGACTTGAGAATACAACATGTGTGGAAAAGGTTATTGTAACAAACCATGCTGCCAATGCCATCGCCATGAAAGAGGAAAGGGACATCTGGTGGGATGAACTCATACACAATGTTGATTCAGTCTGTGAACCTGAACAAATGGATGCTGAAGACATATTGTTCCTGATGTACACCAGTGGGACTACAGGAAAACCAAAGGGTGTTGTCCATACAACCGGTGGCTATATGGTAGGCACAAATGTGACTTCTAAATGGATATTCGACCTGAAGGATGATGATATATTCTGGTGTACAGCCGATGTTGGATGGATAACAGGACATTCCTACCTGGTATATGGTCCTCTCTCTAACGGGGCAACCATTGTAATGCATGAAGGTGCACCGGACTATCCGGACAAGGGCAGGTTCTGGGATATCGTGGAAAAATACGGCGTAACTATCTTCTACACAGCACCTACCGCAATACGAACGTTCATGAAGTGGGGAGATGACATTCCTGCAAAGTACGACCTATCATCCCTGCGACTGCTTGGAAGTGTTGGAGAGCCAATCAACCCGAAAGCCTGGCTATGGTACTACGAGATCATCGGCAACTCCAACTGCCCAATTGTGGATACCTGGTGGCAGACCGAAACAGGCATGATCATGATAAGTCCACTACCCGGACTCACAACAATGAAACCAGGTACTGCAACCAGACCATTCCCCGGAATAAAGGCTTCTGTACTTGATGAGGAAGGTAATGAAGTCCCTGAGGGTGAAGGTGGATACCTTGCCATTGAGAGACCATGGCCTAGTATGATCAGGACAATAAACGGGGATGAACAGAGATTCCTTGATACCTACTGGAGCAAGTGGGGTACAGATCGATACCTTGCAGGAGATGGTGCACGCAGGGACAAGGACGGGTACTTCTGGGTACTTGGACGTCTGGACGATGTCATCAAGGTTTCCGGCCACAGGCTCGGTACAATGGAGATCGAAAGCTCACTTGTATCACATAAGGCAGTTGCAGAAGCTGCAGTTGATGGAAAGACCGATGAGATCAAAGGCGAGGTAGTCGTTGCTTACGTGATCCTTGAATCAGATGCACAGGCCAGTGATGAGCTTAAACAGGAATTAAAGGAACATGTCGTGGATGAGATCGGTGCCATAGCACGTCCGAAACAGATCATATTCACAGATGAAGTTCCAAAGACAAGAAGCGGTAAGATCATGAGGCGTGTCCTGAAAGCAATTACCAATGACACAGAGGTAGGAGATATTACAACTCTCCAGAACCCTGCTGTGGTCGAGGAACTTAAAAGAAAGGTTAATGAGCTAAGGGAACATTGA
- the pyrF gene encoding orotidine-5'-phosphate decarboxylase, whose translation MEKKNCLILALDVTDRENALRIANEVSEYVDSIKVGYPLVLGEGLGIVKELAELAPVIADFKVADIPNTDRLICEQVFKAGADAVITHGFTGRDSLDSCVKVAEEYGRDVYVVTEMSHPGGVEFFRPVAETIAQMAADAGATGVVAPATRPERVRDIRKIIGNDLHIISPGVGAQGGSAADVINAGADWVIVGRSIYNSDSPADAAMKICNDMKC comes from the coding sequence ATGGAAAAGAAAAATTGCTTGATCCTTGCCCTCGATGTCACAGACAGGGAAAATGCCCTGCGTATCGCTAATGAAGTATCTGAATATGTGGATTCCATAAAGGTCGGATATCCACTTGTACTTGGAGAAGGACTGGGCATCGTTAAAGAATTAGCCGAGCTTGCTCCTGTTATTGCTGATTTTAAAGTTGCTGACATCCCCAATACCGACCGCCTTATCTGCGAACAGGTATTCAAAGCCGGAGCTGACGCGGTCATTACACACGGATTTACAGGGCGTGACAGCCTGGACTCCTGTGTAAAGGTCGCAGAGGAATATGGCAGGGACGTCTACGTTGTAACAGAAATGAGCCACCCCGGCGGTGTGGAATTCTTCCGTCCTGTTGCAGAGACCATTGCCCAGATGGCCGCAGATGCCGGAGCTACAGGTGTTGTTGCACCAGCTACAAGACCTGAAAGGGTCAGGGATATCCGCAAGATCATCGGTAATGATCTGCACATAATCTCACCTGGCGTAGGTGCACAGGGTGGCAGTGCTGCCGATGTTATCAATGCAGGTGCTGACTGGGTGATCGTAGGACGTAGTATCTATAACTCAGATTCCCCTGCTGATGCTGCCATGAAAATATGCAATGATATGAAATGCTGA
- a CDS encoding adenosylcobinamide amidohydrolase codes for MVVKLPEGRRTLTTSWLNGGYSEELEVVFNHMIPHRSHGASDLEGGSVPEYLRIVAGRLGLEPNKASGMLTTAKMENAVVVSDSFRGLEVTAIITGGVEINGGRAGDPSSYYQEDERFEPVGGTINIILLIGADLPAYSMARSLMTATEAKSAALQQLMAPSRYSSGIATGTGTDMITVVADTTSKLKLTDSGKHSKLGELIGKCVLEAVTKAVGIQSDIKPITQRDMLVRLDRFGIDEARYWKVASTLEGENKKPGFIEQLRKISRNPALVAATVSVLHIIDEISWGLIPENAGRKAAFAIMRELPKVLDMDLEVPADELLNEYDSILDNWIVVTSWIVKNNIS; via the coding sequence TTGGTAGTAAAACTTCCAGAAGGAAGAAGGACACTCACAACTTCGTGGCTCAACGGAGGATACAGTGAGGAGCTGGAGGTGGTCTTCAATCACATGATCCCACACCGAAGCCATGGTGCTAGTGACCTTGAGGGCGGAAGTGTTCCCGAATACCTCAGGATAGTTGCAGGCAGACTTGGACTTGAGCCCAACAAGGCATCAGGGATGCTTACAACCGCGAAAATGGAAAATGCAGTTGTTGTTTCTGATTCATTCAGGGGTCTTGAGGTCACAGCAATTATAACCGGCGGAGTTGAAATAAACGGTGGCCGTGCTGGAGATCCTTCATCTTATTATCAGGAAGATGAAAGGTTCGAACCAGTTGGCGGTACGATAAACATTATTTTGTTAATAGGAGCAGACCTGCCAGCATATTCAATGGCAAGGTCTTTGATGACCGCAACCGAAGCAAAGAGTGCAGCATTACAGCAGCTTATGGCACCCAGTCGTTATTCAAGCGGGATAGCAACAGGTACAGGAACTGATATGATAACTGTTGTTGCAGACACCACCAGTAAGCTAAAGCTTACAGATTCCGGAAAGCATTCTAAATTAGGAGAACTTATCGGAAAATGCGTTCTCGAAGCCGTAACAAAAGCTGTTGGGATCCAATCGGACATAAAACCGATCACCCAGCGTGATATGCTGGTAAGACTTGACCGTTTCGGTATCGATGAAGCAAGATACTGGAAAGTGGCATCAACTCTGGAGGGTGAGAACAAGAAACCCGGATTCATAGAGCAACTTCGTAAGATATCACGAAACCCGGCACTTGTAGCTGCAACTGTTTCCGTGCTCCACATCATCGATGAAATATCATGGGGACTCATTCCGGAAAATGCAGGCAGAAAGGCTGCTTTTGCGATCATGAGAGAACTCCCAAAGGTACTGGACATGGATCTAGAGGTCCCTGCAGATGAACTTTTGAATGAGTACGATAGCATTCTTGATAACTGGATAGTTGTCACCTCCTGGATCGTGAAGAATAACATTTCCTGA
- a CDS encoding HD domain-containing protein, with translation MKIRELIIQHCDNTENKGNGLLIHTGHPAEPIETPELFNYLDFLSDEPSRKIWHSDDYRMILTEIDGELTVYEHVRLSNYRIQLLDLREKYGEKEEKDLTELADIFSFVSYEHRNSTRKSGVPYITHPMDVASILIKENAPSELIFAGLLHDIVEDTDVNIVTIRRRYGPAVGDYVEAVTEPVELREAAGGDKAQTWKERKEYTIKRISRANSEIRLLACADKLANIRDLISEIKQEGEEFWDKFNAPKSDQEWYYRSMLEVFATGPQNIADTRAYRDYKDCVNELF, from the coding sequence ATGAAAATACGAGAGCTTATAATCCAACACTGTGACAACACTGAGAATAAAGGAAATGGACTTCTGATCCATACAGGACATCCTGCCGAACCTATCGAAACCCCCGAACTGTTCAACTATCTGGATTTCCTTTCTGATGAGCCTTCAAGGAAGATCTGGCACAGCGATGATTATCGGATGATATTAACTGAGATCGATGGGGAGCTTACAGTCTACGAACATGTAAGGCTGTCAAACTACAGGATACAGTTACTTGACCTACGTGAAAAATACGGAGAAAAGGAAGAGAAAGACCTTACAGAACTTGCGGATATATTCTCTTTCGTTAGCTATGAACATAGAAATAGTACAAGGAAATCAGGAGTTCCATATATTACTCATCCAATGGACGTAGCATCCATACTGATAAAAGAGAATGCACCATCGGAACTTATTTTTGCAGGATTGCTCCATGACATCGTTGAAGATACAGACGTTAACATTGTAACTATAAGAAGAAGATATGGACCGGCAGTCGGTGATTATGTGGAAGCTGTTACCGAACCTGTTGAGCTCAGGGAAGCTGCGGGAGGGGACAAAGCACAAACCTGGAAAGAAAGAAAAGAGTATACCATCAAAAGGATAAGTAGAGCAAATTCCGAGATCAGACTTCTAGCATGTGCGGACAAGCTTGCCAACATCAGAGACCTTATCAGTGAGATTAAGCAGGAAGGAGAGGAGTTCTGGGATAAATTCAATGCACCAAAGAGCGATCAGGAATGGTATTACCGTTCAATGTTGGAAGTTTTTGCTACCGGTCCGCAGAATATCGCAGACACCCGTGCATACCGTGATTACAAAGATTGTGTAAATGAGCTGTTCTGA
- a CDS encoding DUF6141 family protein has product MLNNSPTFREVQKFRQFWITSLVLIPAVMTLYGAYQQLVLGHPFGSNPASDTTMSFLTIIFGFLFPVFIFSMKLVTEVRGDGVYVRFFPFHLSFKKFGYTDIASYKAVHYSALRDYGGWGIRYGKNGKAYNISGNDGVMLEFTNGKHLLIGSQKVHELLMALDQSARTA; this is encoded by the coding sequence ATGCTTAACAACAGTCCTACATTCAGGGAAGTGCAGAAGTTCAGGCAATTCTGGATAACCTCACTGGTACTTATCCCCGCAGTTATGACACTCTATGGGGCTTACCAGCAACTGGTGCTTGGACATCCCTTTGGCAGTAATCCTGCATCGGATACCACCATGAGCTTTCTGACTATCATCTTTGGTTTCCTGTTCCCTGTATTCATATTCTCCATGAAGCTGGTGACTGAAGTGCGCGGCGATGGTGTTTATGTTCGTTTCTTCCCATTCCACCTGTCATTCAAAAAATTCGGCTACACGGACATTGCCAGCTATAAAGCAGTGCATTACAGTGCACTCCGGGATTATGGTGGCTGGGGCATACGCTATGGAAAAAATGGTAAAGCCTACAACATAAGCGGTAACGATGGCGTCATGCTCGAGTTCACTAACGGGAAACATTTGCTCATAGGTTCACAAAAGGTCCATGAGTTGCTGATGGCATTGGACCAAAGTGCCAGAACTGCCTGA
- a CDS encoding tripartite tricarboxylate transporter permease: MPSDITIPMLLLSVLIGYTLGIFSGLVPGIHTNNFALMLVALSPMLMDSGILPTYIATAILANSLSHTFHDIIPAVYLGAPNDDMALAVLPGHRLLLEGFGSEAIRLSALGSAGSVAFSLIIAVPLAFAFSKVYPTLQNYLGLLLLLISISLILSEKGEYIINQGSFVKYKYKAYALILFVLTGFLGLFAFRMEASMHPLIDFGAPSILLPLLSGLFGASQLLISLLSGSHIPPQRYSRIELPAKRIIRGIITGSAAGSIVAWLPGISSSIAAVLARLFIKSDFERKKDIKNRKKEDEDACEGYYRYDDDEFYRDETMESSKEFIVSVSGVNTANAIFGLFALAVIGKTRSGAMVAMDELLETASLTAQDIILFLLVIATTALLSYISTIAIGNNIHRMLAKLDYSMICITVLLGLALMSLLFTGFFGLLIFVIAIPLGMSASFMKIRKSHAMGVILLPVILYFL; encoded by the coding sequence ATGCCCTCTGACATTACTATCCCGATGTTGCTACTGTCGGTGCTCATCGGATATACCCTCGGCATATTCTCAGGACTTGTCCCGGGAATACACACGAACAACTTTGCCCTGATGCTGGTAGCGCTCTCCCCCATGCTTATGGACAGCGGCATCCTGCCAACCTACATAGCCACAGCAATCCTGGCAAACTCCCTGTCACATACATTCCATGACATTATCCCCGCTGTCTATCTTGGAGCACCAAATGACGATATGGCGCTGGCAGTACTTCCCGGACACAGGTTGCTGCTCGAGGGTTTCGGCTCGGAGGCCATACGCCTCTCAGCGCTGGGAAGCGCAGGTTCAGTAGCATTTTCATTAATCATTGCAGTTCCCCTTGCATTTGCTTTCAGCAAGGTCTACCCGACACTACAGAACTACCTTGGATTACTCCTCCTGCTGATATCTATAAGCCTTATACTGAGCGAGAAAGGTGAATACATTATTAATCAGGGCTCCTTTGTGAAATACAAGTACAAAGCATACGCACTCATCCTCTTCGTTCTGACCGGATTCCTTGGCCTGTTCGCATTCCGGATGGAAGCCTCAATGCATCCCCTGATCGACTTTGGAGCTCCATCAATACTTCTCCCCCTTCTCAGTGGACTTTTTGGTGCATCCCAATTGCTCATAAGCCTGTTGTCAGGCTCACACATCCCACCCCAGAGATATTCAAGGATCGAGCTACCTGCTAAAAGGATCATCAGAGGAATTATCACTGGCAGTGCAGCCGGCTCCATAGTGGCATGGTTACCGGGAATATCCTCATCCATTGCAGCAGTACTTGCAAGACTATTCATCAAAAGCGATTTTGAAAGGAAGAAGGACATCAAGAATAGGAAAAAAGAGGATGAAGATGCCTGTGAAGGATACTACCGCTATGACGATGATGAGTTCTACCGGGATGAGACCATGGAAAGCTCAAAAGAGTTCATCGTCTCGGTTTCCGGCGTTAACACGGCAAACGCGATCTTCGGCCTTTTCGCCCTCGCTGTGATAGGAAAAACAAGAAGTGGAGCAATGGTCGCTATGGACGAGCTTCTGGAAACCGCCAGCCTGACCGCTCAGGACATCATCCTGTTCCTGCTGGTCATCGCCACCACAGCACTATTGTCATACATCTCAACAATAGCCATCGGAAACAACATCCACAGGATGCTCGCAAAGCTCGATTATTCAATGATCTGCATTACAGTCCTTCTGGGCCTCGCACTGATGAGCCTGCTGTTCACCGGCTTCTTTGGCCTGCTCATCTTTGTGATCGCGATCCCCCTTGGCATGTCAGCATCATTCATGAAGATAAGGAAGTCGCATGCAATGGGAGTTATACTGTTGCCTGTGATCTTGTATTTTTTGTGA
- a CDS encoding PRC-barrel domain-containing protein, whose translation MAKPKMLSVETIARDPIKDSEGKEIGNFVDFMIDLEQNSIPYVIVSLKSRDGYVGIPWGLFKLGEKHSFILDVVSSTLENAPGFSEDKWPDISTREYEEKIYKHFGCPLCVSC comes from the coding sequence ATGGCAAAACCTAAGATGTTATCTGTAGAGACCATAGCCAGAGATCCTATAAAGGATTCAGAAGGAAAAGAAATTGGGAATTTCGTAGACTTTATGATAGACCTGGAACAAAATAGTATTCCATATGTCATTGTGTCGCTTAAAAGTAGAGATGGATACGTTGGTATTCCCTGGGGACTTTTTAAATTAGGGGAAAAACACAGTTTTATTCTGGATGTTGTTAGCTCCACGCTGGAGAATGCACCGGGTTTTTCAGAGGATAAATGGCCTGATATCTCTACTCGCGAATACGAAGAAAAGATTTACAAGCACTTTGGCTGTCCCTTATGTGTGAGCTGCTAA
- a CDS encoding metal-sulfur cluster assembly factor — MVTKEDVIEVLKKCSDPEIPINIMDLGLVYGVDIEDEEVHIKMTLTTPGCPMGAMILDNVIQKVESIDGIKKAEIELVWEPPWTPDRISKK, encoded by the coding sequence ATGGTCACTAAAGAAGACGTAATTGAAGTTCTTAAGAAATGCTCTGATCCAGAGATTCCGATCAATATCATGGATCTTGGGCTGGTTTACGGTGTAGATATTGAAGACGAGGAAGTCCATATCAAAATGACCCTGACAACGCCAGGCTGCCCGATGGGTGCAATGATCCTGGATAATGTTATACAGAAGGTTGAATCGATTGACGGTATAAAGAAGGCAGAAATCGAGTTGGTATGGGAACCTCCATGGACACCTGATCGGATATCAAAAAAGTGA
- a CDS encoding class II SORL domain-containing protein, whose protein sequence is MKFLNFGELVKGKDIEAESAMKEKHVPTIEILEGHGGTDADLVRVIVGKETAHPNTVEHHIAWVELYGKKDGGEVVNLGRVNFSPGNTKPDCWFKLENIGEYKGFCALGYCNIHGLWENCVEV, encoded by the coding sequence GTGAAATTTTTGAATTTTGGAGAATTAGTCAAAGGAAAGGACATTGAAGCAGAAAGCGCAATGAAGGAGAAACATGTACCTACGATCGAGATCCTTGAAGGTCATGGAGGAACAGATGCAGACCTTGTTCGAGTAATCGTAGGTAAAGAGACCGCACATCCAAACACCGTTGAACATCACATTGCATGGGTAGAGCTTTATGGCAAGAAAGATGGCGGCGAAGTCGTTAACCTCGGAAGAGTCAACTTCAGCCCGGGAAACACAAAACCTGACTGCTGGTTCAAGCTTGAGAACATTGGTGAATACAAGGGGTTCTGTGCTCTTGGGTATTGTAACATCCACGGCCTGTGGGAAAACTGTGTTGAGGTATGA
- a CDS encoding 4Fe-4S binding protein: MSPIGNIISRLQNSEKVERVRLSLQLIGLAIFIYFGSQSTFYVVLLSIPIALLFGPVYCGWMCPRGMFQNIIGSMGKRVLGKRYNTLVPKRFHGSLLYFRYVVLLFLVTALLLHEFQFINDSIMESVVVDGLLLIMAVSILLSFFVDRAACRYFCKEGAAASLTNLVKIRMIRRDHSICNSCGICDRMCPMWIDVSKKDVVRDAACISCMKCVQKCPVNALKVE, encoded by the coding sequence TTGAGTCCCATAGGAAACATCATATCAAGGTTGCAGAATTCAGAAAAGGTTGAGAGGGTCAGGCTGAGCCTTCAGCTTATTGGTCTTGCGATCTTCATCTATTTTGGTTCGCAGTCAACATTCTATGTTGTTCTCCTGTCAATTCCTATTGCTCTGCTATTCGGTCCGGTCTATTGTGGCTGGATGTGCCCAAGGGGCATGTTCCAGAACATCATCGGTTCCATGGGGAAAAGGGTCCTTGGTAAAAGATACAACACTTTGGTCCCGAAAAGGTTCCATGGTTCGCTTTTATATTTCCGATATGTAGTATTGCTTTTCCTGGTGACTGCGCTGTTGCTGCATGAATTTCAGTTCATTAATGATTCCATAATGGAATCTGTGGTGGTAGATGGTCTGCTACTGATCATGGCGGTTTCGATACTTCTTTCCTTTTTTGTGGACAGGGCTGCATGCAGGTATTTCTGTAAAGAAGGTGCAGCAGCTTCACTAACAAATCTGGTCAAGATCAGGATGATCAGGCGTGATCACTCGATCTGTAATTCATGCGGGATATGTGACAGGATGTGTCCGATGTGGATCGATGTTTCAAAAAAGGATGTTGTCAGGGATGCTGCTTGCATAAGTTGTATGAAGTGTGTTCAAAAATGTCCTGTGAATGCGCTTAAAGTTGAATAA
- a CDS encoding YbhB/YbcL family Raf kinase inhibitor-like protein — MRTFTNIVTLAAIILIIAISGCTTIDTEPELIPDIIENDKENTFTISTNSFENNGEIPSRYTCEGDNINPELIPGILPEDAKSLVLIVDDPDAPRGTFTHWIIWNIEPGSIINEDTIPGVQGLNDFKTKEYAGPCPPSGTHRYFFRIYALDTMLDLESGSTRPILEQAMQDHIIAEAELMGTYSRE; from the coding sequence ATGCGTACATTTACGAATATCGTTACATTAGCTGCAATAATACTGATCATAGCAATATCGGGGTGTACAACCATAGATACTGAACCTGAGCTGATCCCGGATATAATTGAGAACGACAAGGAGAATACATTCACGATCTCTACCAACTCCTTTGAGAACAACGGAGAGATCCCCTCACGCTACACCTGCGAAGGGGATAATATTAATCCGGAGCTCATTCCCGGCATCCTGCCTGAAGATGCCAAAAGCCTTGTGCTGATAGTTGATGATCCCGATGCTCCGAGAGGGACATTCACTCACTGGATAATATGGAACATTGAACCGGGGTCGATCATCAACGAGGACACAATTCCAGGAGTACAGGGACTTAACGACTTTAAGACCAAGGAATATGCCGGACCATGCCCGCCTTCAGGAACACACAGGTACTTTTTCAGGATCTATGCACTTGACACCATGCTTGATCTGGAATCAGGTTCCACAAGACCAATTCTGGAACAAGCAATGCAGGACCATATCATTGCAGAAGCTGAGCTAATGGGAACTTACTCCAGAGAATAA
- a CDS encoding cupin domain-containing protein, whose protein sequence is MKRTEYSQVDPFTTKDGSTIRELMHPNVGGSQKQSLAEATVPVGCKTLEHRHHESEEIYHITIGSGLMTLGNEVFGVSAGDTILIDPGVAHKIENNGAEDMKILCCCSPAYSHEDTELLE, encoded by the coding sequence ATGAAGAGAACTGAGTATTCACAGGTCGACCCATTCACCACAAAGGATGGCTCGACAATACGTGAATTGATGCATCCAAATGTCGGTGGCAGCCAAAAGCAGAGTCTTGCAGAGGCAACCGTTCCTGTGGGATGCAAGACGCTTGAACACCGACACCACGAATCTGAGGAGATCTACCATATAACAATTGGAAGCGGTCTCATGACACTGGGAAATGAGGTGTTTGGAGTGAGCGCCGGTGACACCATTCTGATAGATCCGGGTGTTGCTCATAAGATCGAAAATAACGGGGCTGAGGATATGAAGATCTTGTGTTGCTGCTCCCCGGCTTATTCCCATGAGGATACTGAACTGCTGGAATAA
- a CDS encoding ATP-binding protein — MVKIAVTGKGGVGKTTLSGTLARLLARDGYEVLAIDADSDMNLASSLGIAEPPRPLTEYKEMIDERAGEVGGMFKYNPKVDDIVDKFGVIGPDGVRMLVMGTVERGGSGCMCPASAFLRALLRHVVLKDSSALIMDMEAGIEHLGRGTTRGIDLMIIVVEPGMRSIETAGRIKELAGGIGVKNLAAVVNKGTSADVKPKLAELGIPVLGEIPFSPDLMNADFEGKSPIDAGSESIASFVEIKEKMLEMIANFSKDEEN, encoded by the coding sequence ATGGTAAAAATCGCAGTTACAGGTAAAGGGGGTGTTGGCAAGACCACTCTGTCCGGAACTCTGGCAAGGCTGCTTGCCAGGGACGGTTACGAGGTACTTGCCATTGATGCTGATTCGGATATGAACCTTGCATCTTCACTGGGTATAGCTGAACCACCACGTCCGCTCACGGAGTACAAGGAGATGATCGATGAGCGTGCCGGTGAGGTTGGTGGCATGTTCAAGTACAATCCAAAAGTGGACGATATTGTGGACAAGTTCGGCGTAATCGGTCCCGATGGCGTCAGGATGCTGGTAATGGGTACAGTAGAACGTGGGGGAAGCGGTTGCATGTGTCCTGCATCTGCATTTTTGAGAGCACTGCTTCGCCATGTTGTATTGAAGGACAGCAGTGCACTGATCATGGACATGGAAGCCGGTATAGAGCACCTTGGTCGCGGAACGACACGTGGTATCGATCTCATGATCATCGTGGTGGAGCCCGGTATGCGGTCCATTGAGACTGCCGGAAGGATCAAGGAACTTGCAGGAGGTATCGGTGTGAAGAACCTTGCTGCGGTTGTAAACAAAGGAACCTCTGCTGATGTCAAGCCAAAACTTGCTGAGCTTGGAATTCCTGTCCTTGGCGAGATCCCATTCTCCCCTGACCTCATGAATGCTGATTTTGAAGGCAAGTCCCCAATTGATGCAGGCAGCGAGAGCATTGCTTCCTTTGTGGAAATTAAGGAAAAGATGCTTGAAATGATCGCAAACTTCAGCAAGGATGAAGAGAACTGA